AGATGTGACCCGGGGTAAGGGGAGGAGGCGGCTCCCTTGACTGGTTCCTGCGTCCCAGGCCAATGCCCCGCACGCCCCTGTGCTTTAGGCTCTATTTCCCTTTGCGTCTGGCCCCAGAGCTGCCACTTCTTCCCGGAGCCTCGCTGCCTCGTGGGGACATGGAATCCGGAGCCAGGATCCGGGCATCTGGCGCGTTTGCTCCGCTGCAGTGACACCGCTGCCAGGCCTCTTCCGGGCAGAGCTGGCGCACGAGGTGGACGCGCGCGCACGAAGCGGTGCGTCGCCGGAGTTCACGGTGGGCTCTCCCGCGTCACACGACAGGACCGGCTTCTCTTAGCTCTCCCTCCTTCACCGAAAGTCGTATTTCCTTACAGCAGCACATCGGCTCGGTGCTTTCTCTTAAAACTGACATGTTTCAAAATCGAACACCACTGTTCCTAACCGACAGTAAACTGTTTTTACACTTGAGTTTAAAACTCAAGTTAAGATTTTCTTGCAATTCTTGTTTTagtaacagctttactgagatataattcccGTACCCGAGACCTCGCCTGGTACCCTGTGTCATTCAGTGGTCCCCACGTCTTCACAGAGTGGCTGGCCGCCACCACCACCTGCTTGATGTGCCCCGAAGTACTCACTCCCCCCGACCCCAGCCCCCGGCACCCACTGGTCTTTCTGTTCCCGTGGACTTGCCGGAGCGGAGCTTGTGTTTCTTGTCACTCTTGGCAGCGTCGTGGGGGGTCATGCGGGGGGCACACACCCGCACGGTCAGAGTGTGAGGATTTGCTGTGTGGCGTCCCCTTCGCTGCACAGAGGCTCATCTGTTAAGTCTGTTTCCAGGTGGAGGAcatctttccccttttcctttattttccaaaaacacAAGGTGCTGTGTTAAGCGGGGAGCACAGACAGGAGCGCCGGGACACCGTCCCCAGAGCGGCTCTGCTCCCAGCGCTCGCTGTGACAGAAAGAAGCCATCTGTGTGGGAGGCCTGTCTCTCTTCCCACACAGCGAACCGTGTGTCCTCGCTTCTCCCCATTCCCAACAAGCGTAACGTTTGGGTCTGATCTTCGAAGGACTGGATTTCGCGGTGGGGAGTTTGTAGGCGGCAGACCAGGCCGGGGCGCCCGCGGCGGGACACGCGGAGCTGCGGGGTGTGAGGAGCCACGTCCTCCCCGGCCGTGCCCCCAGCCGCCCCGCTCTGACCCCCCGTGGCCGTCGCAAGCTTCTTCGCGAAGCTCGTGTGTGTAAATACGTTCCTCGGTTTTTCTTTCCACACGAGTGCTTATGCGGTGTGCGACCTGCTTTATCCACATAGTGAATCTCTGGGGTCAGTCTCTTCCGTGCGGGGTCCATTCTTCCGAATGGCTGGGCTGTCCACTGCACCCTCATTGACTTAACAGGGCCCTGTTGAGGGTCGTTGAAATGACGTCCCATTTCTACTAGAGAGCGTGCATTTTAACTGTTCTAGGTATCAGAGTGTGTCACTTCTCACAAGCCCTTGGGGGCCCACGAGGGTGCTGTACGTGCTGAGTAGTGTGACATAAGGCAGAATGTTCTGGACAAAGCCTCTGGTCATGTAGCAGTGTCCTCGACGTGCCCGCCAGGTGGAAGTGTCCGTTTCCCTTGTCCGCATGAACACAATAGAATCTTCTTGCAGTcgacctttttctttttaccttggtGAAAATCGACAGCCCGACTTTACATTTCACTGTTCATCGCGGCGCGTTTGAGCGTGTGCTCGTCTCCTGCGACTCTGTATCTCCGCCGGGCTGCAGGGTTGCGGGCAGTCCCTGGGGACGCTCAGCCAGGTCTGTCATGGAAACAACACCTGTCAGCTTCCCAGTTTCTAGCAGGAAAAGGTGTGCCTTTGAGCCCTCATCATTTTGGCAACCACGGACGGCTTTTACGACGGTCTGCAGGAAAGCCTGACTCTGCTTGATGGACCGGAGTCCGCATGGGGAAAGTGGGCCAGATCACGGCTCAAAACGGGCCTTTTCGAATCTCTAGGTTTTGATTTGGGACCCGTTACTTTACTCTCAAAGTCGCCACCTTAACTCGCGAGCCAGTGCGTCGAGTTTGCAAGGGTCACTGCCTGATGACCAGGCGGCTGGGAGTTTGTGCGCCGCCTCCTGACCCCCCGGCACCCCGGCCTGGTGACACTTCGCCTGTCGGGGAGCGGTGTCTGGGCTGCCACGAGGTTAGTTTTCCAGCCGCTGACTCTGGTGTAGTAACTACGGTGCATCGGAGGTCGGTGGGTCTGCTCGGCCTTCCCCGGAAGGCTGTCCGTGCGCCTGCTCCCGGCCGCTCCTCTCCATCAGCCCGGGGAAGCAAGGGGTCAGCTTAACCCTGGGGCCTGACCCTGTCACTGCTCCAAGGGGGGCCACCTGCTGGACCTCGTGCGGGGTCCCAGCCACTGTGTCCCCCAGTTGTCACACTCTGGGTTCACTATTGCTGAGGGGAGGCCAGAAACTGCTAGACACAGAGCAGGTTCACAGGAGAAGGGCGGAGAACATCTCTCTCCTCACAGAGAGTCCACGACGAAGGGGCAAGATGGTTTCAGGTTTTGACCCAAACTCCATGTTGTCGGATGGTCCTGCTGGAGCCGGCTTGTCCTTGGCGCCGGTCCCTGGTGGTGTGGCCGAGCACGTCCCCGCGGAGGCCGAGGCCGCCCCTTCCCCGTCCCCGTGAGGCCACTGAGCGCTTCCTGCTGCGGCCACCACACCGAGCTTTTGTTGGAACATTGTGCTGTTTCAGTAGGTTCTGCAAGGTGTCCCCAGTTCCCCCTCCGAACACAGAAGGGGCACGCTTCTTTGTGTAGACGCTTTGGAAGTCGTCTGTTCAGCGACAGGTCCTGGGTCAGTGGTGTTCAGGCAGAGGTGGTGGCGTGTTCCCCAGGGAACCCAGGCACGGGGCTGCATCACCGCAGCACGGACATGAGCCCAGGAGCTGGGCACCCGCGCTCAGCCACCGCGTCGTGGGAAGGGGCTCCCGCGGGCATCGGCGCAGAGCCAGGGCCGCCCCCAGATGGCCTTTCCCACAGACGCTGCCGGACCAGGGAAGACCCTGCGGGAACAAGGCGGGGGGTTGCGCTCACAGAGAGTCTGGGAACAAAACTTTTCCTAAAAGTTCCTGACGGCTCGCTCCGCGAGATTGGCCCACACCGCTGCGGTCCGGGCTCTGGGTTCCCGTCGCTCCgtctctccgtctctcccccGCAGGACTTTCTGAAGACGTTTTCCCCTGATGTCTTCCGCCTCTTCTGCATGCGGAGCAGCTACAGGTCAGGTGAGCGAGACATGGGGCCCATAGACACGCGGGGGACTCGGGGCCGCGTCTGTCGAATGGCTGAACCCAGCCGGCCGCCCGAGAGGGAGCCCGGTCCCGGCTCCCagccagaagcttccagaagcaTGTCTCTCGGAGGCCGCGGTTTTTGCGGTCAGCCCGGCTGCCCCATGTGGGGGTCCGGCGGTGGGGCTGGGTGGAGGGCATGTCCTCGTGCGGAGAAGCGCACAAAACGGGCCCGTCCTCGTggcctgggccacccccacccccggggccctCTGTCCCCACCGCGGCTGGTCTGCTGAGACAAGGCCCAGGGCTCAGGGCGCTCTCCTGCCCCGCACACGTGCCCGTCTCCGCGTACTGAGCCCCGCAGCCGAAGCCCCCTGCGTGCTTCCCCCAAGCTGGCGGGGCCCGGGTGTGGGCGTGGGCAGCGGCAGCCCGGGTGACCTCACGCACCCCCTTCACAGCCATCGACTACAGCGACGGCACCATGCTCGAGGCCAAGCACCTCCTCCTGGGGGCGGCCGCGTTCGTGGGGGACGCCCGGGCTTACATGAAGGGACAGCTGGTGTGCGGCCCCGTCAGGGACGATGTGCTGTGGGAGAGGTAGGTGCCTTCCCGGCGTCCACCTGGGTGTCCCGGTCGGTGGGGGCAGCTTTTCGAGGCTGAGGACCCCTGGGGGGTCCCGTTGGGGAAGGATGAGGATGCCCtgcctgcgggggggggggggcgggggggctggggggaggggccacgCCCGAGCCTGGACGGCCGGGAGGGGGCGCTCGCTGGTGTCTGTCGGTGACTGAGGCAGAGGCTCTGGTCACCTTGCTCCGTGGGAAGGAGGGCTGGCAGGGCGTGGCCGCGCCCGACGGCTGAAGAGCAGGGCGGGTGGTCTCGGCTGAAGAGCAGGGCGGGTGGTCTCGGCTAAGCTCAGGTGTGGCCAGGAATTGACCAGCAGGTCCGCAAAAGTTGAGTGCGTGTGCCACCCCCACCGCTGTCACCTGGGTAGTGGCACACACTAGTTTGTGTGGTCACACGACGGTGCCAGGACGCTGTGACAGTGCGGCGGCTTGAGCTGTGCCCGGCTTTGGGGCTCCTGACATAGGGAAATCGTGTTCCCCGTCCCATTGCCTCGTTAGAAAACTTGGTCATCCTTGTTCTGTCACACGTCAAAGACAGACTCGACATCCGAGGTGGTGAGAAGCTGGGAAGGTGTGGGAGGTGCTTGTGTCGTTAGGACAAGCAGCGAGCACGGGTTTGCTGCGTTCATCAGATGCCGTGCCTGCCTGCAGCGTCGCGGGCGGGTCCCCCTCCCGGAGGACTCCCTCAGAGGACTGAAGAACCCGAGACTCCTTGGGGGTCggcctgggaaggagggagggcacTGGAGTGGAGTCTGTTGCCCCCAGCTGTAGGAGCCCAGGGGACAAAGCCCAGCGCAGTGGGGCAGGGCAtctgggggggtggggttgtgtGGCTTGGTGTGACCGTCTGGACAGGAGGTCACACCAAGCTCCCCAGCAACAGGAGTGGtagagggggaaggcagaggctgtatgCCACTCAGGAGAGCCAGGTTCTGCTTTGTGACAAACAGTCCTGCCTGTGGCCTGTTCTCCCTTCCTGGTCACTTGAGGCCAGGCTGGAGAGCAGTCACTGCCCCACCAGCCAGGGCAGCAGGCCTGGCAGAGGAACAAGAGTCCCggggctcccccctccccagctcactgGCCCAGACTCGGATGCTGCTGTGACTGATGGCCAGAAGGGGTCCCAGGCCTCCACTTGGGTGTGAGGCAGCCCTGAGGCCAGTCCTTGCCCATGCCTGGGCGCTGGGGGGTCTGCAGGAAGTGGGGCAGAGGCCAGCAGTGGACATCAGGGAGCTAGCCTTGGAGACAGAGCTTCAGTGTCTGAAGCAGCAGATGTGCAGGACAGAGGGGACCTGGGTGTCCTCGCATGGctggggaggacagaggaggTGAGGAGAGGCCGGCAGGGGAGGGGCCTGGCAATGGAGGGAGGCGGTGGAGAGGCCACAGCCAGGTGCGGGGAGCAGGACACACTCCGAGCCCAGCGGGGCCTGTGTCCTAGGCCTGACAGGGCCACCGGGCCCTGGACGTAGCAGGGCTGCTGCTTAGAGGCTCAGACAGGCTGTCTGTGCGCGCGGGCCACACGTAGAGATCGGGGCGGGAGGCATGAGCAGACACTATCCCCCTGGACCTGgggccaccctccccccacccccggcagagAGGCCGGGCCATGGTCACGGGACCAGGTGTCCTGCGCGCAGgctctgtggggtgggggttTGCGTCGGGCTGTCCTTCCCTCCACCCAGGCCGGCACGAGGCCCGTGTGTGTACTGCAGGCGACTGACAACATGGCGTGATGTGAAGCTGTCGCTGCGCAGCTGTAAGCCACTGGGGGATACGTGTACGGGTGTGTACAGCCCCAGCTGTTAGAGGCTTTTTCCAAATCCGTGGTAACGGACGGCTCTGAGCTGATGTGACGCCGTGAGGGCTGTCTCCGCGCACACGTGTGAGCCCAGCCCAGAAAGGGTGAGGGGCAGACGCGTGGTCACGCCTGCCCCGGGGAGGGACCAGCCTGCGCCCCGTTCCTGCTGCTGGGCAGCCCCCGTGTCTCTCCCAGGCTCCGCCACACCAAGGAGGCTGTGAAGGCTGCCCTGGCGGACGACTTTGACACGCCCGCGGCCGTGGACGCGGTCATGGAGCTCGTGCACCACGGGAACAGACAGCTGAAGGCGCACGCTCAGGTGTGTCCCGGGGCGGCTCGCAGGGTGGGGAGCTGCTGTGGTGGCTCCCGCTCCCCCAGAAGGCACAGCCACCACCCTACCAGCTGCCCGGGATGGCCTCCGGGCCTGCCCTGACTTCCGGGGTGCTTCATCCTGCCCTGGGCTGACCCCCCAGCAGGGAGGTCCCGCACACGGACAGGGGGACCCGCATGTTTGCCAACAGGGGAAGCGCGTCATCTTCCTGTCTGCTCCGAGCTTGCTGGGACGTGAAACAGGACATGGGGGAACACTgtgcagggaccacccccccccaccccatgcccatgCAGCCTGGCCCTGCTGTGGGCCTCTGCCCCCATGAGCTAGTAGCCTCCTGGAGACCCGCCTGCTGACGCTGTCAAACAGGGGTCAGGGCTCAGCGTGTGGGTCTGGGGGACACCAGCATGCAGGTCCTAGCAGATCCCCATATTACAGGTGGGCAGATGGAGGTGGGGGTTCCCTGGCTTCCCCATGGTCATATGTGGGGCCAGTGAGGGGCCCTGCCAGGGCCATCCCCGCCACACGAGGTGCGACCCTGTGGCAGGAGCGGTGGCCTGCTGTTTCCCTGAGTTTCTACAGTGTTTTCTCGGCCCCTCATCCCCTCCTCTGGGTGGTCTGTCACAGGAACCCAGCGGTCCCCGGAGTCCTGCCGTGTTCGGCTCCATCGTGTCCTATGTCGAGCAGTTCTTCGAGACCGTCGGGATTTCTCTGGCGGACAGACAGGTACGCCCTGCCCTTCTCGGTCCTTGCCTGTGGCAGGGTCTGGGTGTGCtcaccaccaccctctcccctttCACGATGTTTGTTTAACGGACAGTTGTGTTGAATGTACTGACGTGCTTGAGAAAATGTTCCCGAGAAAGCAAGCTGGGTCAGAGCTGGTGTCTTACGAGCGGACGCTGCAGGGATTCGGAGCAGAATGCGGCCCCTCTTGGCCGCACCCCGCGTGCCGTGTGTCCTGCACACCTTTTCCCTTGTTTCTCCTGGAAGACTGAGCGCGGCCAGGTGCACAGTTGGACGACCCGTCCCCGGCCGAGCCCCCCGCTGTCTCCCACAGCACGGGCCTCTGCGCCTTGCCCCACCCAGCGCTGGCCAGCCTCCCGCACGCGCACCCCTCCCCGCGCCCCGCTCCTTCCCTGCACCCTTGCCGCCTTGCTGCACCGCGAGACCACGCGTAGGAACCCTGTGAAATGGGTCGTCAACGTGGAAAGGCCTGGGCTGCGGCCTGGCCTGACCACGCGTGTGCTGGGACCGCTCAGGCTTCCCGGACGTGGAGCCGGCGCCCGGCCCTTGTCAGGAACCCTCGCTcgcctcccccacctccatggCGGACACTGAATCCCACTTGGGGCTCACGTTTTTGTAACCAGAAAAACGGTCTTTTATCGTGGAGGTAGAAACTGAGGGTCCTGTGGTTGGagaagcttgatcccaggcttGTAAACGTGTCATTTTCTTCACACCCGTGAGCACCGACAGGCTCTGGGACCCCTCCCCATGAGGCAGAGGAGTCATGTAGGTGGGCGAGGACTTGACCCACTGGGCTCTCCAGCTCGGTGTGCAGAGTCAGTCTGTGAACGGGCAGCAAGAGCGTAGGTGTGTGCGAACCACACGAGAGCTGGACGTTGCTTTCGGGGTTTGGTCCAAGGATCAGATTGGGTTTCACGAGGCTCGGCTGGCACGCGCAGACCCTGCCCAGGGAGCCGGCTGCTAAAGACGCCCGAGACGCTAGAGCATCTGTGGGACAGGAGCAGGGCGGCCCGGGCAGGCGGGCCTCACGGGCAGTGCTGCCGAGGACACAGACGGGAGCCCTGCGTCTTTGCCTCCCCGCGGCACTAGGGAGCACTGCCTCGTGACCGGGGGCCAGGAGAGCAGGGACCGGCCAGCAGCCCGGGCCCGGGGAGAAGAGCCGGGGGAGGACGGGCTGTGGATCAGGTTGGCACTGAATGCCACGGGCCCAGCTCTCGGGGCAGCCTCCAAGACCCCACTGACTATGCTGATCTGCCTGGGGCAGTCTGTTGCAGGGGACAGCAGCCGGGCCACTCTGCACAGCGTGGTGGACGAGCTGGTCCGCTTCCGGCTGCGGGTGCGGCAGTTCGCCCTGGCCACAGGAGCGGCCACCCGGGAGGCCCGACAGCAGCAACTGCTGGACAGGCAACCCCTGCTGGAGGCGTGTGACACTCTGCGCCGGGACCTTGTCGCCCACGGCATCAGCATTAAGGTGAGCCGCTGCCACTGTGGCCTGCTGGCGGTAGGCACAGCCACCCCGAGGGCAGCATACAAATGTGCAACGGTCAGAGCCTGCTGAGTCCCCCACCCCAGAGCCTGCAGCCGGGCCCCGTGGGGGCATCAGGGTGGGCAGTGAGCCCTGAGCGTCTGGCCCACTTCCCCCATGCCTCCTCCGCAGGACCGGAGCAGCACGTCCACATGGGAGCTGCTGGACCAGAGGACGGAAGACCGCAGACCGGGGAGCTGACGGCCCCCAACACTGTCTGTGCTTACGCGGAGGCCTCCTGTCGTGCCTGTCCAGTCAGCATTAAAGTCAGTCCAACCGATCGTGTGTGCCTAAAATGTGGATTCTTCATGGTACCGATGGCCACACACAGGGGCCAGCACTGGTCCTGATGTGGGACCCTGGGTTCTGGGGTGACGTCACAGGAGGACCATGAGCcctggagcccagggcagaggacGTAAGCCCTACAGGGGCCCGGGGCCTGTGGCTGAAGTCCAGCAGGGCACAGCGGCCTATACCTCAGGCACCAGGCGGTGCTGAACGGGGAGGGGGGCCCTGAGCTGGGGCAGCTCGCCCCACGTCTGTCCGTCACAGAAGTAACATGTTCGCCGCAGAAGACCACCGTGTGGTGGCTGCACTGGTGAGAGCAAGACCCAGGTGTGAGTGTGGCCGCAGAGCAGGAGGCAGCGCCGGTACCCAGAGTGCAGCCCACAGAGACTCTCCCTCCCTGGCTGGGCTGCTGCAAGTCCGGTGCTGCCGAGCTGGCCTGTCCTGCGGGTGCCGCGGGGAGGAATACGCTAGGCATGGTGGGGACACTCAACAACCACGTTCACTTGTCACTGAACTTCAGGACCCCAAAAGGCACGATTGTCCTATTCTACAGGCGAGGAAACCCACTCGGAAACGGACTTGCCCATGGTAAGCCAGCTCGTGCGGAGATCCCACCCGGCAGGTAGGCCCTTGACAGGGACACCCAAAGGTGGTCCATTCGGTATCTGGGGCTCAGGCTGTCCCCCGAGGGCCACGTGCTGCACTTGGCCCCCCCAGTGACCTCCGTGCCCTGCTACCTTGGTCTCGGGGTAAAAGCCAGTCCTTAGCTACAGCTAGTAGGTCTAGGGCTACTTAAAAACAGccgctgggggcacctgggtggtcagtgggttgggccgctgccttcggctcaggtcatgatctcagggtcctgggattgagccccgcatcgggctctctgctcagcagggagcctgcttccctctctctctctctgcctgcctctccatctacttgtgatttctctctgtcaaataaataaaatctttaaaaaaaaaaaaaaaacacagccgCTGGGCCTTGGATATACTCCTCACTCGCACTGGAACAAGAGAATTTGTATTAACTCAGAGTAAAATCAAAAACGGTTCCGTGACGTGTGCACTTGATCTTCTGTGGAACTAAGAGCACTGCACATTCGCAAGGTGGGGAGGCACAGGTGAAAACCATAAAGTGACAAGTTTTCCCACGTTTGTCCCCCTGCTGACCGTGTCCTCGCTCAGGAAAGCTGGCAAGTGGGACAGAGCTCAGTCAGAAAACAATACAAGACTCGATGTTGAGATAAACCAAATTTGCCTTTTAATAGCTACCAGGATTTAGATACAACTGCCCACGGTGACGCTTCTCAACGACATGTGAAAGAGGCGCGGTGCACGGTTTTTAAGAAATctggttttggggcgcctgggtggctcagtgggttaaagcctctgccttcggctcaggtcatgatcttggagtcctgggatcgaaccccgcatcgggctctctgctcagcagggagcctgcttcctcctctctctctgtctgcatctctgcctatttgtaatctttgtctgtcaaataaataaataaaatctttaaaaaaaaaaaaaaagaaagaaatctggtttTAAAGTAGAATCGGTCTGGGGCGAGAGGACTGAATCCCAGAGCATCCGCAAAGCGGGACAAAGGATCCACACGGCCCCGTCCTGGCAGAAAGCACGGAGAAGCCTATGGAAGTACTCACGTGCGCAGGACCCAAGCCCACGGGGAGCCGCAGAGAAAACCGCGCGTCCAAAGCACCATCCAGAAGCCAGCCAGAGGCTCACAAGGCACCTCGCAGAGCGCGCTTCTTTCACAGATTCTGCTCCTGAGGACACATCCACTTCCGATGACCATGTTCAGTCCCCCCACCTGGGGCCTCCCGGGACCAGTACTGGCCCACGTGTGGCCACGCCCTCCGAGTGTCCAGCTTTGTCCTGCCTCCCCGAGAGAGCACATGGCTGGGCCACATCCCAAGGGTCCCCCAGAGACTGCCTCCCGCCAGCAGACTCGAGCGCACACggaggagcaggcagagcccTGCCCTCATGCTCGGGGCTCAGTGTCCTGTGTCCTCCAGAAACCGGTCACTGGTTGTTATGAAACACTTCCATTAAGCACAGTCGATGCAGACGACTTCTGCCCAGATGATTCCAACCGGATCAGTGTCTGAGCAGCGCACGTGAGCACGACCACCAGGGCCACAGTGCTTGGGGACCGCCACCTCAACAGCACTCTCACAGGTACTGAACAGGATCGACAGGACCTGTGAGGGCACCCACCGCGGGGATGTCGTCGCGTGGACACAAGGCACGTGGGTAGGGTGGGCCTGAGTTCCTGGAGCACACGCAGAGCTCAGCGGCTCGTCTCCTGCCGAGCAGCTCGGAGGAGTTCAGGAATTCTTGGTCTAGTGTCACCTCTCCAGCTGCACACGCAGCCAAAAATCCACCCCTGGACCACGCGGTCTGCCACCCAAGGGCTGGGACACAGGACGTGGCTTCCTGTGACAAACAGCCTCCCTGTCCGTGGGCAGCTCACTTCCTGGGGCCTCTGCTTAGGTTTCAAAGAGGCTGCGGAACGCGGGCCCGACCTCCGCGATCATgtcggtggtggtggtggagcgGCCGTGCTTCTGGAAGGCCTGCCAGCTGCACTGCCTCGTGAGCGAGCATGCACCCATGGCAGCCAGGAGGAGAGGGCTGGACCTGGAGAGGGACAGCCGTCAGCACACGCTGCACACTCCAGCTTCCCCCCATTTCCTGGGACCCCAAACAGCCCATTTCACGTCTGCTGTGCCTGGCAGAAGGCAGCCTCACGACCGGGAAGCAGACATCCCCGCGGCTGGAGAACAGGACAGCACAGTTGCCCCCTGAGGAAAACCGGACCCGCACTGGTCGCGGTTCACTGTGATCCTCAGTGCCAGGAGGACTTGGAAGATCCGAGCATGTGGGTTCCAGCCGCCGTCCCCAGATGCCCCGAGAGCTGCTTTCCACATGGACATGCCCAGGCAGGTGCTCCCCGCCTCCCGGTGTGCCGCCACCCCGTGGCCTCGCAAGGCTTCACCGCTGGCGAGGGGCGGAGGGGACACCCTGCCCCATGATGCGTGTGGAGGACGGGGCCCTGCCTGCCCTCACAGCTCCAACCACAGACGCGGGCCAAGCCTGGATCCCCGAGTTCTGTCTCCTAGAGGAAACTCCCACCTTTCGGGACAGGGGTCAAAGCCAGCTCACCCCTGCCCCGCGGATTTCTCCTCCACTGCTTTGCTTTACAAAGGGTACACATCGCATCCCGGAACAGGGTCTCAAGCTGACACGGACGCCCCGAGCCACTGGCACTGAGGCACAGGGCAGGGCCCCGACCTCACACAGAGCGAGAGCAGCCCAGGTGCCCACCCTGGGACCAGCCCTGCCCGGTATCACTTCCACGGGACACTGATGTTTCACGCGGCTCCGCCTTAAACGTACGGGCCACTTACACAGCTCATGCGGTAAAACTCTCGAGAGGACAAGCGAAGGAGTCACATACCCGTTCGTCTTCTCAGGTCCGGCACGCAGCGCCCAGTGCACCAGCACACCCAGGGCGCCCGACAGCAGGTCTCCCTGGCCACCGCACCTGCGGCCGCTGCCCTCCTGCACGCACTCGAGCACTGGGGGAAGGGGACGACACGGCCGTCAGGGGACGAGCTCTCCTGTGCCTGAGGCACCATCTCGACCCGCGGCAGCTCTTCTCTAATGTTCTCAACCTGGCAGCCTGGTGGACAGGAGAACAGACCCGGGCCGGCCCAGAAGCACGTGTGCAGTGTGGGCGGTGAGCAGACTCGGGCCTgctggagaggatggggagaagcaggcagtaCCCGGGGTGCTCAGCCCACTGGACCCCCTCGGGGACACGCGCCACCCTCAGAAGTGCACGGCACGctagcgccccccccccccccccccggccgctGATCCATTTATACAGTGTGACCAGCAGCCGCCTCAGAAGCCAGGTGGTCACATCCTCAGGAAGGGTCGCGGTCTAGGGCGCCTCCCAGCAACAAGAACCCCAGAGATTTCTGGCTCCCTCAGAAAACACTCCCTTGGCGTGTCCTGCTTCCTCCCGCTCTCTGGCCAGTAGCACTAAACTCCGTGCTGTTCCAGCAACCGGCGCGCTCCCTGCCTCCCGGTCAGAGCACGGGAGGGGAGGGCCTGAGTGCGGCGCGGCGCGGGGGGCTCCACCCTCACTGTCCCTGGTGGCGCATCTCAGACACCCCCCAGCTCCCCCTGCTGCTTGCACTGGCCAGCCGGCAGGCCCGAGGGAGAGAACGAGGGGCAGACCGCCACATCTGGCCCCTGggacccccgccccccgggcACCAGCTCCCGGCGTTCCCCCACTAACCAGCCCTCCTCAGGACAGGAGGGAAAGCAGCTGAAACATCCAGGCGCCGCCTCTAACACCGCAGCGGAGCGGGCCGGGCCCCGGGGTGCCACCTGCTAGCAGGGCCGCAGCCCCACTGCTCAGCTTCCCACGGATCCCCCCAGAACCAGCCGCTGCTCCAGGCGTCAACAAGGATCAACAAGCGTGTCCCTGCCCTTTGCAAGATGGTGAAAAGTAAAACCAACCTCATAGGGAGCCCGTGTGTGGAACACGGGTGACCTCAGGGACGGCGTGTGCCGTGACTGGTTTTCCAGGGGCTGTCACGCAGCACTGCCGCACTGAGCGACATGCGTGAACACAGCTACCCACCCTGTTCGCCGTCGGAGATCACGTCCCGCTCCCCTTTCTGGACCACGGTCACATTCCCCAAGGCCCGGCTGAGTCTTCGCACAGCTTCGCGATGATCGCTGCCGTCCCCAGGGTCTCTCAGCTCCAAGGTGGGACAGCACAGACCAGGCCGTGTCGGACACGTGGAAGGAGCCCACCGTCACGGGTAGGTCCTGCCCATCCACCCTGATCCCTAGGACCTCCCCACgctacacacacaccccctcctcCCGGAGCTCTGGCCCCACACGTGGAGGGGTACGACCCATCCACTAAGGGGAAGGAGGCCCAGGATAAACGGCCAGCACGTCCCAGGGAGACGCACAAACACCGCTCAGCGCCCTCCCCCTGCCGCGGCTGGAACCTCCCGGGTCTGCAGAGGGGACAACTGTGAATAACCAGGCACTAGCATCTGTGGGACGCTTACTTTGTGAGAACT
The Mustela lutreola isolate mMusLut2 chromosome 13, mMusLut2.pri, whole genome shotgun sequence genome window above contains:
- the CARS2 gene encoding probable cysteine--tRNA ligase, mitochondrial isoform X5, coding for MVMGITDVDDKIIRRAAEMNVSPASLASLYEEDFKQDMAALKVLPPTVYLRVTENIPQIISFIEGIIANGHAYPTAQGNVYFDLQSRGDRYGKLVGVVPGPVGEPAATDKRHAGDFALWKAARPQEVFWASPWGNGRPGWHIECSTLSSLLFGSQLDIHSGGVDLAFPHHENEIAQCEAFHRCRQWGNYFLHSGHLHVKGREEKMSKSLRNYITIKDFLKTFSPDVFRLFCMRSSYRSAIDYSDGTMLEAKHLLLGAAAFVGDARAYMKGQLVCGPVRDDVLWERLRHTKEAVKAALADDFDTPAAVDAVMELVHHGNRQLKAHAQEPSGPRSPAVFGSIVSYVEQFFETVGISLADRQSVAGDSSRATLHSVVDELVRFRLRVRQFALATGAATREARQQQLLDRQPLLEACDTLRRDLVAHGISIKDRSSTSTWELLDQRTEDRRPGS